The following proteins are co-located in the Chryseobacterium daecheongense genome:
- a CDS encoding phage baseplate assembly protein V, translating to MKTKSPNISQNPSFRPSQNADRVSESHHTGINRLVKLSLVIEGNVIRYYKHFTLKQSAQRHHEFTLTLAHDALGGRQTHTLEEANKFLGKRLTAVISYKDIENSPERTFVGVITGVGFSQEQMSLGNIVLTGYSPTILLDGAPHIQSFGGDQAVNMGIIAEEVIKQGIDKSRFDIRIDTNDYSQIVYSSQYDETHYNYLARMAEAYGEQFFYDGEVLHFGKLPAQNKPIKLTYGSNANDVKVELKAVHTKPQFYGYNSSRNEKLTSGETPIQHVSDLAKTAYAHNDKIFKTPALQVAPVKASTHLDVEYSQKSAAGSEAVSVFSISGKTTVPFLHPGCIVDVQMRKPDTNESDYFTRIMITETTHEIDTIGHYQGSFEGIASDTGFLPKPDFKIPKAEPQIATVISNADPENQGRVQVRFDWQTNDITHFIRVMTPDAGGTDQITQNRGYVAIPEVGDQVMVNFVHSHPDRPFVMGGMFHGGVGLGGGVDNRVKSIQTRSGHRIIFTEDESIIITDKSGNKIHLDTTGSNITITAPETMTLNCRNMNINVGENMNTYVGMNKMDKIMLNNTESVGSMKYLTTGADFTTNVIGKMSHYVKGDMEVYGEKEHKLTSLKGVEVNSEGKVEHHAEKEVQNNSGEKSKNH from the coding sequence ATGAAAACAAAATCACCCAACATATCCCAAAATCCTTCTTTTCGTCCTTCACAAAATGCTGATCGCGTTTCGGAGAGCCATCATACGGGGATCAACCGTCTCGTAAAATTGTCTCTTGTGATCGAAGGAAATGTGATCAGATACTATAAGCATTTCACTTTGAAGCAAAGTGCACAACGTCACCACGAGTTTACGCTTACTTTAGCGCACGATGCACTTGGAGGAAGACAAACGCATACTTTGGAAGAAGCCAATAAATTTTTGGGTAAGCGTCTTACAGCTGTGATTTCTTACAAAGACATAGAAAACAGCCCCGAAAGAACGTTTGTGGGAGTAATTACGGGAGTGGGATTCAGCCAGGAGCAAATGAGCCTTGGGAACATTGTTTTAACAGGATATAGCCCTACCATCCTTTTGGACGGTGCTCCGCATATTCAGAGTTTTGGAGGTGACCAGGCCGTTAATATGGGGATTATTGCAGAGGAAGTGATTAAGCAGGGCATCGATAAAAGCCGGTTTGATATCAGGATAGATACTAATGATTATTCCCAGATTGTTTATAGCAGCCAGTATGATGAAACCCATTATAATTATCTGGCGAGAATGGCGGAAGCTTACGGTGAGCAATTTTTCTATGATGGAGAAGTCTTGCACTTTGGAAAGCTTCCTGCTCAAAATAAACCGATCAAACTTACCTACGGGAGTAATGCCAATGATGTAAAAGTAGAACTGAAAGCAGTTCATACAAAGCCTCAGTTTTATGGATACAACAGCAGTAGAAATGAAAAACTTACTTCCGGTGAAACACCAATCCAGCATGTAAGTGATCTTGCTAAGACAGCGTATGCCCATAATGATAAAATCTTCAAAACACCGGCTCTACAGGTAGCACCTGTAAAAGCGTCAACACACCTTGATGTGGAATATTCCCAGAAAAGTGCTGCGGGGAGTGAAGCGGTAAGTGTTTTTTCCATTTCCGGAAAAACTACGGTTCCTTTTTTACATCCGGGATGTATTGTAGATGTGCAGATGCGTAAGCCTGATACCAATGAAAGTGATTATTTCACCAGGATCATGATCACCGAAACCACCCATGAAATTGATACAATCGGTCATTATCAGGGAAGCTTTGAAGGCATTGCATCGGACACCGGATTTTTACCAAAACCGGATTTTAAAATTCCGAAAGCAGAACCACAGATTGCCACTGTAATTTCCAATGCCGATCCTGAAAACCAGGGACGGGTACAGGTAAGATTTGACTGGCAGACTAATGATATTACCCATTTTATCCGCGTAATGACTCCTGATGCAGGGGGAACGGATCAGATTACTCAAAACAGAGGCTACGTAGCCATACCGGAAGTAGGAGACCAGGTGATGGTCAATTTTGTTCACAGCCATCCTGACCGCCCGTTTGTAATGGGGGGAATGTTTCATGGTGGTGTAGGTTTAGGAGGAGGAGTAGATAACCGTGTAAAATCCATTCAGACAAGAAGTGGGCACCGTATTATTTTTACGGAAGATGAAAGCATCATTATTACGGATAAATCGGGAAATAAGATCCATTTGGACACCACCGGAAGTAACATCACAATCACAGCTCCTGAAACCATGACATTGAACTGCCGGAATATGAATATTAATGTTGGAGAAAATATGAATACCTATGTCGGGATGAACAAAATGGATAAAATAATGCTCAATAATACGGAAAGCGTAGGGTCTATGAAATATTTGACTACCGGGGCGGATTTTACAACCAATGTCATTGGAAAAATGAGCCATTATGTGAAAGGGGACATGGAGGTATACGGAGAAAAAGAACACAAGCTGACCAGCTTAAAAGGAGTTGAGGTCAATAGTGAAGGAAAAGTAGAACATCACGCTGAAAAAGAAGTTCAAAACAATAGTGGTGAGAAATCTAAAAATCACTAG
- a CDS encoding TonB-dependent receptor, which yields MKRAVIVAFFFGGLGWAFAQNSGSISGTLKQYNGDNLSEATIELIETHKHTLTDQNGNFSFNELPEGDYHLKIQVIGSNEKIVGVHVKQNEPAVVNYQLEKENISVIQEITLSTLTNKFSKKESPYVSKLPLKNIETPQVYISVPKELIQEQIAVNLGSISKNIPGSGIPMLANQGRVTFLSRGFTTEPMVRNGISGFAYTTIDPANLEKIEAIKGPSATLFGSNLSTYGGLFNRVTKKPYNGFGGEVSYTAGSWNYNRFTADINTPVNKDKTILFRLNGAATYQKSFQDLGFSNAISMAPSISYQINDRLSLLFDIEYGHEKATSVVRFNPYLKSNKVQSIADMGFPYNRLFGSNDIAYETEMMNIFAQMNYKISDYWTSQTVFSRARSTIDGYITAINGTSDTKASLQVMKGNTNFIATNIQQNFIGDFQISGHRNRLIIGLDYYNNANSFDRVTVTGAPFDFTSNTPYSANQSTIDNLASSGTPRIEKNGDNSYAIYASDVFNITDRFLAMVSLRADRYQNLGVTDIAKNVNSGDYWQTNFSPKFGLVYQVVKDKVSIFGNYMNGFTNKGGSDINGNTFKPEQANQKEIGIKGDLFGHRLVGTVSYYDIDVKNMVRPDPVNNLYSLQDGGQRSKGVEVEFTANPFRGFNIIAGYAYNDSKMTKAEEKINGLRPALSGPSNLYNLWMSYQIMAGELKGLGVGFGGNKGNHSFQTNTTTAKVIIPAYTTLDATVFYDHKNFRAGIKVNNLTNEKTWSVRLTPQNPTQVLGSIAYKF from the coding sequence ATGAAACGTGCCGTTATTGTTGCCTTTTTTTTCGGGGGCTTGGGTTGGGCTTTTGCCCAAAATTCAGGATCTATCTCCGGGACTCTCAAACAGTATAATGGAGATAATCTCTCCGAAGCGACCATAGAGCTGATAGAGACTCATAAGCATACCCTAACTGATCAGAATGGTAACTTCAGTTTTAATGAATTGCCGGAAGGAGATTACCACCTTAAAATACAGGTTATTGGCTCCAATGAGAAAATTGTAGGAGTACATGTAAAGCAGAATGAACCGGCAGTGGTCAATTACCAGCTGGAGAAAGAAAATATTTCCGTTATTCAGGAAATTACTTTATCTACGCTCACCAATAAGTTTTCTAAAAAGGAAAGTCCTTATGTTTCCAAGCTTCCCTTGAAAAATATCGAGACCCCGCAGGTTTACATCAGTGTTCCAAAAGAGTTAATTCAGGAACAGATTGCAGTTAATCTGGGAAGTATCTCAAAAAATATTCCGGGTTCCGGAATTCCCATGCTTGCCAATCAGGGACGTGTTACATTCCTTTCCCGTGGATTTACCACGGAGCCTATGGTAAGAAACGGGATCTCAGGTTTTGCCTACACTACCATTGATCCGGCAAACCTTGAAAAAATTGAAGCTATTAAAGGACCTTCGGCAACCTTATTTGGCTCAAATCTGTCGACATATGGAGGTTTATTTAACAGGGTAACCAAAAAGCCGTATAATGGTTTCGGAGGAGAAGTGTCCTATACGGCAGGAAGCTGGAACTACAACAGGTTTACTGCAGATATTAATACACCAGTGAATAAGGATAAGACCATTCTTTTCCGGTTAAATGGTGCGGCCACGTACCAGAAAAGCTTTCAGGATCTTGGATTTAGTAATGCGATCTCAATGGCACCCTCTATTTCCTATCAGATCAATGACAGGCTTTCTCTTTTATTTGACATCGAATATGGTCACGAGAAGGCTACCTCTGTTGTGAGGTTTAATCCTTACCTGAAAAGCAATAAAGTACAATCTATTGCTGATATGGGATTTCCTTATAACCGGTTATTTGGAAGCAATGATATTGCTTATGAAACAGAAATGATGAATATTTTTGCACAAATGAACTATAAGATTTCTGATTACTGGACATCTCAAACCGTTTTCTCACGTGCAAGATCGACCATAGACGGATACATTACTGCCATCAATGGGACTTCTGATACAAAAGCAAGCTTACAGGTGATGAAGGGAAATACCAATTTCATTGCGACCAATATTCAACAAAATTTTATTGGGGACTTTCAGATTTCAGGACATAGAAACAGATTGATCATTGGGCTGGATTATTACAACAATGCGAATAGTTTCGACAGGGTAACGGTGACAGGTGCTCCATTTGATTTTACCAGCAATACGCCCTATTCAGCCAATCAATCTACGATAGATAATCTTGCTAGTTCAGGAACCCCAAGGATCGAAAAAAATGGAGACAACAGCTATGCTATTTATGCATCCGATGTCTTCAATATTACCGACAGATTTCTGGCTATGGTAAGTCTGAGGGCAGACCGATATCAAAATCTTGGAGTTACCGATATTGCTAAAAATGTAAACTCAGGTGATTACTGGCAGACTAATTTTTCCCCAAAATTCGGTTTGGTTTACCAGGTGGTAAAAGACAAAGTATCCATTTTCGGAAACTATATGAATGGATTTACCAATAAAGGAGGATCAGATATCAACGGAAACACTTTCAAACCGGAACAGGCAAACCAGAAAGAAATAGGAATAAAGGGAGACCTTTTTGGACATAGGCTGGTAGGAACAGTAAGCTATTATGATATTGATGTAAAAAATATGGTGCGACCTGATCCTGTTAATAATCTGTATTCTTTACAAGACGGAGGACAGAGAAGTAAAGGAGTAGAGGTAGAATTTACTGCAAACCCTTTTCGTGGATTCAATATTATTGCAGGCTATGCCTATAATGACAGTAAAATGACCAAAGCAGAAGAAAAAATCAATGGGTTGCGTCCTGCTTTATCCGGACCATCCAATCTTTACAATTTATGGATGAGCTATCAAATCATGGCGGGAGAATTAAAAGGACTCGGAGTGGGTTTTGGAGGAAATAAGGGAAATCATTCTTTCCAGACCAATACGACAACAGCTAAAGTTATTATCCCGGCATATACTACTTTAGATGCTACAGTCTTTTATGATCATAAAAATTTCAGAGCAGGAATAAAAGTGAATAACCTGACCAATGAAAAAACATGGTCGGTAAGATTAACTCCACAAAATCCGACTCAGGTCCTCGGGAGTATTGCATATAAATTTTAA
- a CDS encoding DUF2235 domain-containing protein, translating to MSIEYFVEGKTTTRTGGNYLTYAKEGIEHNSSVSVEQKGKDSGVSYGQAQKVNPNDKPVNSIDISLNLFFDGTQNNKTNTMLGGGFKEASSDKDDSYNNEFTNVAKGYDAIDPNADNQVSWYIEGIGTENKESDSILKGVAQGTGSTGVVAKVAKGCLKGAQAILDKLKNNIRPINILTVNVFGFSRGAAAARHFVHVANSKAYVSYSNFGKVLQVFPPEDIKDGYLTISDKDGSKDAFINQHGYFGACLLAQGLEVKEIRFRFAGLYDTVASYGLNHRGGFGIDNDTKQLGLDTIGRGKVQFALQLASDDEYRDNFDLTNINSTGLYGLEFTLPGVHSDIGGSYGIGEEISVLYCDPYDPYQNVETHKECEAFKKIVVEEGWYHEDQLKIKYFYQKDVNYDRWWNKGAQYYGLVGTRKLSNMYDKIPLNQMFHYSRNNDIKYLEDVIEKNHKINDSFMKKIYSQLSTYMNACNDLRNKYIEAYNSGDTSSSSRYIKDIKAISYLGHIDKEDLKILRNQYLHWSAKTNQIGLDTRPNDNAPKERGALEAKYRKRNIQDG from the coding sequence ATGAGCATCGAGTATTTTGTAGAAGGTAAGACGACTACGAGAACCGGAGGGAATTATTTAACCTACGCCAAAGAAGGCATAGAGCATAATAGTTCGGTTTCGGTAGAGCAGAAAGGCAAGGATTCCGGGGTAAGCTATGGACAGGCACAAAAAGTAAACCCCAATGATAAGCCCGTAAATTCGATTGATATCAGCTTGAATCTTTTTTTTGACGGAACCCAGAATAATAAAACCAATACCATGCTGGGTGGAGGTTTTAAGGAAGCCAGCAGCGATAAGGATGATAGCTATAACAATGAATTTACGAACGTAGCGAAAGGATATGACGCTATAGATCCCAATGCTGATAACCAGGTGTCGTGGTACATTGAGGGGATCGGAACAGAAAATAAAGAAAGCGATAGTATCCTGAAAGGAGTTGCACAAGGTACCGGAAGCACAGGAGTAGTCGCCAAGGTGGCTAAAGGATGTTTAAAGGGAGCACAGGCGATTTTAGATAAATTAAAAAATAACATTAGGCCGATCAATATTCTAACTGTAAATGTGTTCGGGTTTAGCCGCGGAGCCGCGGCGGCAAGACATTTTGTACATGTAGCCAACTCAAAAGCTTATGTCTCTTATTCTAACTTTGGAAAAGTCCTGCAGGTTTTTCCACCTGAAGACATCAAAGACGGATATCTGACCATCAGTGATAAAGATGGATCCAAAGATGCATTTATAAATCAACATGGTTATTTTGGAGCTTGTCTCCTGGCGCAGGGACTGGAGGTTAAAGAGATCAGATTCAGATTTGCCGGGCTATATGATACGGTAGCGTCCTATGGACTTAATCACAGAGGGGGCTTTGGTATTGATAATGATACCAAACAGCTGGGGCTGGATACCATTGGAAGAGGGAAAGTACAGTTTGCCCTACAGTTGGCTTCTGATGATGAATACAGGGATAATTTTGACCTTACGAACATCAATAGTACAGGATTGTATGGTCTGGAATTTACCCTTCCGGGAGTTCACTCCGATATTGGAGGGTCCTACGGCATTGGAGAGGAAATTTCCGTGTTGTATTGTGATCCTTATGATCCTTATCAGAATGTAGAAACGCATAAAGAGTGTGAAGCATTTAAAAAAATTGTTGTAGAGGAAGGCTGGTATCATGAAGACCAATTGAAAATTAAATATTTTTACCAAAAAGACGTCAATTATGACCGGTGGTGGAATAAAGGAGCACAATATTATGGTTTGGTAGGAACAAGGAAGCTTTCCAATATGTATGATAAAATTCCCTTAAACCAAATGTTTCATTATTCCAGAAATAATGATATTAAGTATCTAGAAGATGTCATCGAAAAAAATCATAAAATAAATGACAGCTTTATGAAGAAGATCTATTCGCAGTTATCCACATATATGAATGCATGCAATGATCTCCGGAATAAATATATAGAAGCATATAACTCAGGGGATACCTCTTCCTCTTCCCGTTATATAAAGGATATTAAAGCTATTTCCTATTTAGGGCATATCGATAAAGAAGATCTGAAAATACTTAGAAATCAGTACCTTCATTGGTCTGCTAAGACCAATCAGATTGGGTTAGATACAAGACCTAATGATAATGCTCCTAAGGAAAGAGGCGCATTGGAAGCGAAATACAGAAAAAGGAATATACAGGATGGATAA
- a CDS encoding lytic transglycosylase domain-containing protein yields the protein MKFNFKHIVTGMLLLISSHFVNGQFLSASDTSENSVRRYKSIISSNKEIVEFIEYSLSQKGLPRHLRNLALIESGFDRKQISGAGAVGVWQFMTAHANQYGLSEQSRSDLYRSTKTAVISLGKLYKKYNNWVTVVAAYNCGEGNISRAMDAAGSSQYHIFSKYLPGETINHVKKYLNACYATGELQSVLNDYNNSRMNMIFENRTGKYTAPNLAETDINAGFDLSIIAEELDVDVDKILTWNPGIMDELKQSGESIFYLPVDLMPDFLLKKNKILSRSVRKK from the coding sequence ATGAAATTTAATTTCAAACATATTGTAACTGGAATGTTGTTGCTGATTTCTTCTCATTTTGTAAATGGGCAGTTTCTTTCAGCTTCTGATACTTCCGAAAACAGTGTGAGAAGATATAAAAGTATCATCAGTTCGAACAAAGAGATCGTAGAATTTATAGAATATTCACTTTCTCAAAAAGGGTTACCCAGGCATCTTAGAAATTTAGCCCTGATTGAATCCGGTTTTGACCGGAAACAAATTTCCGGTGCCGGTGCGGTAGGTGTATGGCAGTTTATGACAGCACATGCCAATCAATACGGTCTTTCTGAGCAAAGCCGTTCGGATTTATACAGAAGTACCAAAACAGCGGTGATTTCCCTGGGGAAGCTGTACAAAAAATACAACAACTGGGTAACTGTAGTTGCTGCTTATAACTGTGGCGAGGGTAATATTTCAAGAGCAATGGATGCTGCGGGATCTTCGCAATATCATATTTTTAGTAAATATCTTCCCGGAGAAACAATAAACCATGTTAAAAAATATTTAAATGCCTGCTATGCCACAGGTGAATTGCAAAGCGTTCTGAATGATTATAACAATTCACGCATGAATATGATATTTGAAAACAGGACAGGCAAATATACCGCACCTAATTTAGCTGAAACAGATATCAATGCCGGGTTTGACTTAAGTATTATAGCCGAAGAACTGGATGTAGATGTAGATAAAATACTTACCTGGAATCCGGGAATCATGGATGAGCTCAAGCAAAGCGGCGAAAGCATATTCTATCTGCCGGTAGATCTCATGCCTGATTTTCTTTTAAAAAAGAATAAAATACTGAGCCGCTCTGTCAGGAAGAAATAA
- a CDS encoding DUF2931 family protein, producing MKEKEIPQFQVEICAPANPYRIEFVDDKIITLEGIPASLPYGGTSGEWGTSGKGWTEQHGTPIGADITYYAGYEDTFYHLKADFPEDKIKDYMERAYAQSEAPLYTEELQEYKNLGRNETFGSAQNPYNSFSTLVFGFAPKGMVVVWLRFRAVQIELGRFQADVVKNDKELEKKLFAKWSMTREEVKKRDFNPDASPVTWDNYRTKYSWKPLITSQNKGLRLFDMNLDFYNGETEVMLRPWINNIQIKERAIPKELNFTWETGKGQQYLGRAFFSWEKANEAFRKTGSKGNLELTIAPDNSGFQISLNGEPFPADSIRIFKTEKEFHDSYK from the coding sequence ATGAAAGAAAAAGAAATACCCCAGTTTCAGGTAGAAATATGTGCTCCAGCCAATCCATATAGAATAGAGTTCGTTGATGATAAGATCATAACCCTCGAAGGCATTCCTGCCAGCTTGCCTTATGGCGGAACATCAGGTGAATGGGGGACATCCGGAAAAGGATGGACCGAGCAGCATGGAACTCCGATTGGAGCTGATATTACTTACTATGCAGGGTATGAAGATACTTTTTACCATCTGAAAGCGGACTTTCCGGAAGATAAAATTAAAGACTATATGGAACGGGCTTATGCCCAAAGTGAAGCTCCTCTTTACACCGAAGAACTTCAGGAATATAAAAACCTGGGACGAAATGAAACTTTTGGAAGTGCACAGAATCCTTACAATAGCTTTTCAACTTTGGTTTTTGGTTTTGCTCCCAAGGGAATGGTAGTTGTATGGCTTCGTTTTCGTGCTGTTCAAATAGAATTAGGCAGGTTTCAGGCCGATGTAGTAAAAAATGATAAAGAGCTTGAGAAAAAGCTGTTTGCGAAATGGAGCATGACCAGAGAAGAGGTTAAAAAAAGGGATTTTAATCCTGATGCATCACCCGTTACATGGGATAATTATAGAACAAAGTATTCCTGGAAACCTTTGATTACCTCCCAGAATAAAGGACTCCGCTTATTTGATATGAACCTGGATTTTTACAATGGTGAAACAGAAGTGATGCTTCGTCCATGGATTAATAACATTCAGATCAAAGAAAGGGCAATACCTAAAGAATTGAACTTTACCTGGGAAACAGGAAAAGGACAACAATACCTGGGGCGTGCTTTTTTTAGTTGGGAAAAAGCAAATGAAGCCTTCAGGAAAACAGGAAGCAAGGGAAATCTTGAACTAACAATAGCTCCTGATAACAGCGGATTTCAGATCTCTCTGAATGGGGAGCCTTTTCCGGCTGATAGCATAAGAATTTTCAAGACCGAAAAAGAGTTTCACGATTCTTATAAATAA
- the tssD gene encoding type VI secretion system tube protein TssD encodes MAANSRGILKFNGGEGQKLLKLNYSVSRSTDVSGRVASDPSNALIKLTVEATEKSDILESLLNGKYKPTTGEVTFNKSHEEGTLITLKWENGYVIQHEVDFDAVDENSMLISFIVSAETIHYGQGIYEGLWPSS; translated from the coding sequence ATGGCAGCAAATTCTAGAGGGATTTTAAAATTCAACGGAGGCGAGGGTCAAAAACTATTAAAACTTAACTATAGCGTTTCCAGATCTACAGATGTATCGGGAAGGGTAGCATCAGATCCTTCAAATGCACTTATAAAACTTACAGTAGAGGCAACGGAAAAATCTGATATTCTGGAAAGCTTACTTAATGGAAAATATAAGCCGACCACCGGAGAAGTTACATTTAACAAATCTCATGAAGAAGGTACTTTAATTACTTTAAAGTGGGAAAACGGATATGTTATTCAGCATGAAGTAGATTTCGATGCAGTAGATGAAAACAGTATGCTGATCAGCTTTATCGTAAGCGCTGAGACCATTCATTATGGTCAGGGTATTTATGAAGGTCTATGGCCATCAAGCTAA
- a CDS encoding ATP-dependent Clp protease ATP-binding subunit gives MGVLVTNETVKQLFHIAQSIARENYNATYGAPHLLQALMHKDIGLNEFLKNIDKDPGYFYEWADVRIEDYPKTTHLPDDVGQDEYVDKITEEADDIRLKLGLDEITPICILTAIVKPQVAFTLQQLKSLPLREHEIFALYRKDMPYGTAEDGEFSSLFSNTSDFTDASFPSIKNYCVDRTAQARQGTLENIIGRDKELRMLVEILCRRSKPNVIIIGEPGVGKTALVEGFATEIIRGNVPEMLKNATLLELDTGALLAGTSYKGEIEDRLKKVINECKKIEKAILFIDEIHTLLDPKGSIGNVANLLKPELARGEITVIGATTQEEYRKIIEPEQAFNRRFEVLTVNEPDEKTCVKMIDVLLEGYKKHHNIEVEKTALPECVRLAKRYSKGKKLPDAAIDLLDRTMAAIKMLDELSEKELESWKESYEEILKEEYPDAKDQADELIWTYNLLRDKISPILWGSLSEQPTIDNSMPVDQIKKIIDDTHTELLQHASIKREKVDRLELAAVMAAKTNIPIGKIQAQEKEKLLNMESLLMNRVVGQDHALKILSDAIVENRSGLNKPGQPIGSFFLLGPTGTGKTELAKSMAELLFNDEKAMVRFDMSEFKEEHSAALLYGAPPGYVGYEEGGMLVNKIRQQPYTVVLFDEIEKAHHSVFDVFLQIMDEGKVHDKLGKEGDFSNALILFTSNIGSEEIVKQFEEGKVPESSSLMQIMSNSGRFRPEFLARITEIIPFAPITESIAERIFNIQLKSLHTSLTRLGMTLTISDEAVKNLALGGFSSKYGARQISGVIRAQLARPISKMIVREEVKSGQTIHVGWNAEEDKLTWSVA, from the coding sequence ATGGGAGTACTAGTAACCAACGAAACCGTAAAACAGCTTTTTCATATTGCACAATCCATTGCAAGAGAAAATTATAATGCCACATATGGAGCTCCACATCTTTTACAGGCTTTGATGCACAAAGATATAGGACTTAACGAATTTCTGAAAAATATTGATAAAGACCCTGGATACTTTTATGAATGGGCTGATGTTCGCATAGAAGATTACCCTAAAACAACCCACCTTCCTGATGATGTGGGACAAGATGAATATGTAGATAAAATTACCGAAGAGGCAGATGACATCAGGCTGAAACTTGGACTTGATGAGATCACTCCTATTTGTATACTTACTGCTATTGTAAAGCCTCAGGTTGCATTTACATTACAGCAGTTGAAATCCCTTCCCTTAAGAGAGCATGAAATATTCGCCCTATACAGGAAGGATATGCCTTACGGCACAGCGGAAGATGGTGAATTTTCGTCACTTTTTTCCAATACTTCGGATTTTACGGACGCCTCATTTCCTTCGATCAAAAACTATTGTGTAGACAGAACAGCACAGGCGAGGCAAGGAACATTGGAAAATATTATCGGACGGGACAAAGAATTGAGGATGCTCGTAGAGATCCTTTGCCGAAGAAGCAAACCTAATGTGATTATCATTGGTGAGCCCGGAGTTGGTAAAACAGCTTTAGTAGAAGGCTTTGCTACTGAAATCATCAGGGGAAATGTTCCGGAAATGCTAAAAAATGCCACTTTATTGGAGTTGGACACAGGAGCACTGCTGGCAGGAACATCCTATAAAGGTGAAATTGAAGATCGCCTTAAGAAAGTAATTAATGAATGTAAAAAGATTGAAAAAGCTATTTTATTCATCGATGAAATTCATACACTTTTAGATCCAAAGGGGAGCATCGGAAATGTTGCCAATCTACTGAAGCCTGAATTAGCAAGAGGCGAGATCACGGTTATCGGAGCTACCACTCAGGAGGAATACCGGAAGATTATCGAACCTGAACAGGCCTTTAACAGACGCTTTGAGGTATTGACGGTAAATGAACCGGATGAGAAAACCTGTGTGAAAATGATCGATGTTCTTCTTGAAGGTTACAAAAAACACCATAACATTGAGGTTGAAAAAACAGCCCTTCCGGAATGTGTACGTTTAGCGAAGCGCTATTCAAAAGGTAAAAAACTTCCTGATGCGGCGATTGATCTGCTGGACAGGACTATGGCTGCCATCAAAATGCTTGATGAACTTTCCGAAAAAGAGCTGGAGAGCTGGAAAGAAAGTTATGAAGAAATTCTAAAAGAAGAATATCCTGATGCTAAGGATCAGGCAGATGAGCTGATATGGACTTATAATTTGTTAAGGGATAAGATCAGCCCTATTTTGTGGGGATCGTTGAGTGAGCAACCTACGATCGATAACTCAATGCCTGTAGACCAGATCAAAAAGATCATCGATGATACCCATACTGAGCTTCTTCAGCATGCTTCCATAAAAAGAGAAAAAGTTGACCGTCTGGAACTGGCGGCAGTGATGGCTGCAAAAACAAATATCCCGATAGGTAAGATTCAGGCACAGGAAAAAGAGAAGCTTCTTAATATGGAATCGCTTCTTATGAACCGTGTAGTCGGACAGGATCATGCCTTAAAGATCCTTTCTGATGCTATCGTTGAAAACAGAAGCGGACTGAACAAGCCGGGGCAGCCAATCGGATCATTCTTTTTACTGGGACCTACAGGAACAGGAAAAACAGAGCTGGCCAAATCAATGGCAGAACTTCTTTTTAATGATGAGAAAGCGATGGTGCGTTTCGATATGTCTGAATTTAAAGAAGAACATTCCGCAGCCCTGCTTTATGGAGCTCCCCCGGGATATGTAGGATATGAAGAAGGAGGAATGCTGGTTAATAAAATAAGACAGCAACCGTACACAGTCGTTTTATTTGATGAAATTGAAAAAGCCCACCACTCAGTTTTTGATGTATTCCTTCAGATTATGGATGAGGGTAAAGTGCATGATAAACTCGGAAAAGAAGGAGATTTCAGTAACGCCCTTATATTATTTACTTCCAACATCGGAAGTGAAGAAATTGTAAAGCAATTTGAAGAAGGTAAGGTTCCTGAATCATCTTCATTAATGCAGATCATGTCGAACTCCGGAAGATTCAGACCGGAATTTTTGGCAAGGATTACGGAGATCATTCCTTTTGCCCCAATTACCGAATCTATTGCAGAAAGGATCTTTAATATTCAGCTGAAATCACTCCATACTTCACTAACCAGACTAGGTATGACGCTTACAATAAGTGACGAGGCTGTAAAAAACCTTGCTCTTGGAGGCTTTAGCAGTAAATACGGAGCAAGGCAGATCTCAGGTGTTATTCGTGCACAGCTGGCCAGACCTATTTCCAAAATGATCGTTCGTGAAGAAGTAAAATCCGGGCAAACAATCCATGTAGGCTGGAATGCTGAAGAGGATAAATTGACATGGAGTGTGGCGTAG